TACAAGTGGATGATGACAGCTTCTCGTTCTCGCGTAGGATGTATGTTAGTATTGTTGCAATCCCAGCTCCCATTGAGTGTCCAATGATCTAAACAAAATAAAGTAAAATGAAGAAAGGGTCAGATGCAAGGCACAAATATTTAACATCATATACTTTTTTTTTAAGGAacctggcaggagctctgcctctcAATTAAGGAAGGAAAGAGAGTTTATGTGCAGAAACATCATATACTGTCTGTGATAAAAGTTGGATATAAAGAAATGTGGGGCTATATAGAAGTCCCTCCCAAAACAAAAGAAATCATCTAGGATGAACAATAATTAAagcaaaacaaattcaaataaattCCTTCAGGTTCTACACATGAACATTTGAGTAGACATGCACTGGTTAGCTAACAAAATTATAAATACACTGAAATCACATAAATAAATATGAAAGTTTCGTCAAAAACAAATATGAAAGTCAACGAAGAAATGAGATACAACACTATTAAGTTGTTCAGCATTAGTTTCATATTATTTTGATTAATTTTTTACATTCATGAGTGTGGTCCACTTATTCTCTCTACTCATGGTAGTCATAACTTTAAGCTTGTACCTCAGTACTTTGGCAATCCATTTTCTTAAGATTCTTGCTCAGCACTAGAGAATCCTAAAGTCCATTGATGATACTTTACTGCAAGAGTGCTTAGAAGTTCATTTGCTTTGGCTTTAAGAAAGGAAAAAACATATTTGGCATTTCCAGTTGATAACAACTTGCAGTTCCACTTGCTTTAGCATTCACGACTTATGTTGCTTTTGTGCTATTTACTAGGTAGACAAGTAAGCATCAATTCCGAATTACAGAACTGTAGTTCAATACAGAAGCAGAAAATATAAAAGAACGGACAATAGATGACTCATCAATATGTAATACCATGAGTTTTCGACAATGCAGAATGGTTGAACTTGAACATCAAAAGATCACCTGCAGATACTCGCTAGAGCTGAAGAAATTACCTTAACCTCATACTCTGGGAATTCCTCGATTGCTTTACTCAGGCAAGGAATGGCTTGTTTTGCAATCCATCGAGCTGCTACAACCATTCCACAGTGGGCATAGCCCAACACTAGCTTGGAAACACGACCTTCCTGGACGACAACGTGATGAAATGGAACCTCTGCGCCAGTTGCTGCTGTCAACCGCTCCTTAACACTGATAGCCCCCCTAATGAAAAGGAGAAAGCATTTGCTACTTCTGTCACGAACAATGGTGAAAGCAGGCTTCAGGAGCTGCATGATAGAACAGAATTTCATCCAGTTACTCTTGATTTATTATCAGCAGTGGAATGAACAGAAAAAAAATCGCCCGTGACAAGTTTGGGATGTTGAGTCTCAACGCATAATTGACAACAGAGAGTTAACTGATACTTACGCACCCTCGCCTTAGATTTATTTATAAGCACATCATTCTGGCTATAACCACCATACTCCAAAAACACGTTGTATGGCTTCTTCGAGAAATACATGCATTGCTTCAGATATCTGAGCAGCGAAATCAGCTCCTGCCTTACCTCAGGCCCATTCAGTAGTACAGAATCACTTCCAGCATACTCATGCTGCAGATTACCCTGTAAGAGTAAACTGACATGTCTCATTTATCCATGACAATATGTAATCTGTCGACATCACGACTTACAGAAATAAGATAAAAGTACAAAGACAAATGAGCAGACCAATTTCTAGAGAAAAAAATTATCACAACCTATGATTCTAGAATgtagaatacttagagccgctaAAGGCAGCTAGCATCTTATCAGTTAGGTATCTGGTTCAAATCCAACGATCACTTAACTTTACAATTTCTTGTTGCCTAAAGTAATCAAAGTGGAGTTTGGTTTATAGGAGGGAAAGACCGAAAGTAGGGTAGTTTATttatatataaaacaatttaCTTAAACAATCCCAAGTGAGTCAAATTTAATAGGTATGCTAAAGTAGTCCCACTCCATGATGGACCAAAATCACAAAATTATTGAAGAGAGCACAGTAGTATATATGGATGGTGAGGTGAAAAGCTAACTGCATACAACCAACTCCATCAAAACAGATGTCAGCAAAGTAGTACTAGAAAATAATTGAATTGAACTGTTCGTCGAATTGTGTAACATTCAAGAATTATGCAaacactaaggccccgtttagatgcgaaaatttttggcttttggctactgtagcactttcgtttgtatttggtaaaaattgtccaattatggactatttaggcttaaaagattcgtctcgctaattacggacaaactgtgcaattagttattctttttacctacatttaatgctccatgcatatgccgtaagatttgatgtgacgaggaatcttggaaatttttggatttttggttggatctaaacggggcctaagacaACACGCATTAATGTACTCGTTTGGTAGATTGTTCTCAAACTAGGCACAAGTACCCACGTAACCTCCAAGCTAGCAAGGAAACATGTTGCAACATAGAAGCATTTAGCACTTACTAACTAGTAGTACGTATTAAGGTGTGGTCCCAGTTGACAGCAACTATATGGAATTGCTTCAAAAGTGGACCAAATAGATTTTCAGCAAGTTCGGCGAGCAACTCAGAACAGTCCAGTATTTGATCAGATTCCTAATACACGGTAGTTTCTTTCAAAAAGCCATGGGCCTGCCGGACTGTCGACCAATCTAAAAGAGggaaaggaagagaaaaacacagCATAAATGCGCAACGAAAAACCGGACCACGGGGGAAAGAAACTCGCGCAGATTGGGGGCGTTTCTTTCTTCTGCATCTTTTCTTGCAAGCAAGCAAGATTCTTCCCGGGAGACATTTTCCATTTCACGGTTTTCAAACAAGATAAtaaagggaaaaagaaaagaaaaggcgacAAACCAAGCTTGACCGAGAAAAATTCCACGGAAGCAAAGTAGCAAACACATCACCTCCAAGTTAACCAGGCGGGCAATCCCAAAAGTGAAAAACCTTGAAAAAAAATCTCGTGCAAGACAAATCcaaaaacaaaacaaacattTTTAACGGCACAATGGGGAACGCAGGGTGCTACTCCTCGTCGGCGTCGCGCGGCCGGCGATCGTCGAGGGAACGGACGCGGGCACTGGCACGCATACCTGCTGCCGCATGTAGTACTTGATCCCGAAGGCGAGCTCCCCGAGGGCCCACTTGCCGAGCGTCTCCGCCCAGGTGAGCCGCACGGTGCGCGCGGCCAGGGCGGCCGCCTCGCCCCACCCGTCCGGGGCGCGCtcgggccaccgccgccgcttggtgcCGCGCGACGCCCGCCGCTGCTGCTCCCGCCGCGCCCGGGCCTCCTCCTTCCTCCGCCGccgcgcctccgccgccgccgacacgGCCGACGATATCAGCTGGTCctccagggcggcgccgccgtcaCCGCCCGCGGCGTCCCCGCAGAGCCGCCCCGACAGCACCAGGTACAGCAGCACCGCCgtccccgccgccgtcgccatcccCTTGTTCGCGCCCATCCCGGCCGGCGCGGTAAGAGCACGAGCGCAGGGCAAGCGCAAGCGCAAGCGCGTGCGTTCCTGCGTGCGCGAGGGTTTAGCGCGTGCGTGTGTGTAGGTGTCGGAGCGCGGAGAGGGAGAAGTGGGGGTCGTCGGACGTCGTGTTGGGACGGAAGAGGGGGCTCGGCTAAATCGACGGGCGACCGTGGCCGGAAAGACGATTCTGCCCCTATCGCCACTTGGCTGCCTTGCTTTGTTTTCTATATATACCTCGGGTCCACCTGCTGTCAATTGTGATTTTGTGATCAGCTTCTTTTTTATACGATTAGATTTTCTTAAATTCCTTCCTAATTTACACGTTCATGAATACGAGGGTACATGTATCTTTTACCGGCGTTTTTAACTTGTCTCAAGATTTCTAGAAACTTATTTATTATAGGACAGAGGGAATATATATTCTATCCTTAATCCTTAATATTAAAGACACTTAAATTTCTTCGTTCATcctctctttttcctttttttaatctattacctaataataaagaacaAAAATTTCAGTCTATTTTTTTTATCCATCTAtttttttgtccgtctccctcTAAGTATCGAACAATTGAGAGTTTTTCCATCCGaacttattatatatataataacttGTGCTCATGAGTTAGGATATAACTCTTGTCTAGCGCGATATGAAGTCTGATTCTAAAACGGATTGGTTCGTGTATGTGACTCGGACTCATCATAAGCCGTGCTCATAAGAGTTTAAATATATGGCGTACATAAAGAGTCCTATTTTCATCCGTCATTGGTGTCTAATGTTCTCCATTGacggtttccttttttttttccaacGTGTCAAAAAAGAACCTGGGGAAAAAGCGAAGAAACAAACATGTACCAAATCCGATGTATATTCAAACTATTAGAGTTGGAAACAAACACACATACAATCATAAAATAAAAGGACGTTCCTCGACTCCTCTAGCCACTCCATTGGGACGATGTCTCGACGAGATAGGGCCACAATGCAGTCAATGCGCAAACGCTGGTCGTGGCAAGGCACCGGTGCTTGATGAGCTTACTAACGCGGACGAGGCCACCTGTGACTGTGAAAGCTTCTACCGGTAGGCTATCAGCAGCGGGTGCGCGGTGGAGGTGGTCGCGGCTGTTGCTTCCACGACGCCGCGTCACCATGAGCACGCGGCGTTGGGTCCCGGGCGGTGCTGCTCCGCGGTGGTACAGCAACACATGACGGTGCCCATGGCGGCGGTTTGGTCCGTGGTGCGGCGGTTCGACCAGCCGCAACCAAGCAGTTCGTGCGCAGCTGCATGCTGCTGGTAGGCGACGGCGGTGTGGGCAAGGTGCGCATCATGTACGGCGTCTAGCCACGAGCGCCTCGACATCCTGGACGACGACTCGACGAGAGCCACGTCCTCAGCATCTCGGTCGTCAGTAGCGAGCACCGGCTCCAGAACTATCTCTCCGTGCACCACCGTCCACCCGTCTCCTGCCACGCCCgacgccaccaccgccgtcgtgGAGTCCTACATGGTGTGTAGGACGTGGCGCCGGGCAACACTCCCGAAGACACCCGCGTGCTCGTCGACACCATCATCAAGTGCTACTAACAGTCTCCATGAGCAAAGTGGGGAGCCAAACCAACGCCGCTGGCGCTGGGACTTGGAGGGAGGAGGGCTGTGATCTGGATTTAGATTTTCTTTTGAGATGTGGAACTCAGCTTTGACCTTTGAgagggaggaagagaagagacgTGAGACAGAAGGGACGGAGCACTGGTTGCAcatttggccccgttcggcttacctcatattcaacttgtttaattttttttttagccggaacagtatttttctttcacaataattcagccagaacattgTTTTCTAGTCAGTtccagccaaaattctgccagccgaatgGGGCTAAGATCATTAAATTAAATGCCCTATtcatttggctgataagccatggctaaaaatactgttagctgatttgttgcgagagaaaaatactgtttattaaaaaaaaatagcTTATAAGCGGAGCGAAACAGGACGAAAGTTGAGGGCGGCGTGGTTCAGTTGTACTCGAGGCCTCAGCGGAGGGAAAAAATTGGGTACAGCCTCCTGCGCCGGCGTCTTGATGCAGGCCCATTCGGATGAATGCCGCGTGGAACCGTGGAGTCTCCGTCGATGAGCGTTTggtgtttttcaaaagaaaaaagaataccTCATGCACAGACCCACAAACTCACAACGTCGGCATAAAAGCAAACAACTGAGATGCTATAGAAAAaacaattttttaaaaaaaaactgattGTCTTCGTTCCGTGTACTAAAAATTTGGAATAAAAAATCATAATTTATATGATGTGAGCACCAAAAAAAGACTTAGTCCATGTTCATAAAAGGAGTCATTTTGACAAGACTTGGGTGAAACATTAGGAATATAATTataaataacttttaagttgttgagtttaaaaatatgaaaactATATGAATAGATTTATcgtgaaaaatactttcataaaaatatacatatatcacttttcaataaatatttttatctatacctaatattaaggAGCCCAAATTTAGAACAACAAGCATTTAGCGATGATTGATGCGAAGTCTAATTCCAATACTCATTGGGTCACgtcattcctatcttaagattcaCGACCAGCGCTCATAAAAATTCTAACAACTCGCGTCAAGCAATGGTATTGGTATAGAGTCTCATTCATATACGTATTGGAATCCGTTATGCTAAGATC
The sequence above is drawn from the Miscanthus floridulus cultivar M001 chromosome 15, ASM1932011v1, whole genome shotgun sequence genome and encodes:
- the LOC136508180 gene encoding uncharacterized protein; this encodes MGANKGMATAAGTAVLLYLVLSGRLCGDAAGGDGGAALEDQLISSAVSAAAEARRRRKEEARARREQQRRASRGTKRRRWPERAPDGWGEAAALAARTVRLTWAETLGKWALGELAFGIKYYMRQQGNLQHEYAGSDSVLLNGPEVRQELISLLRYLKQCMYFSKKPYNVFLEYGGYSQNDVLINKSKARLLKPAFTIVRDRSSKCFLLFIRGAISVKERLTAATGAEVPFHHVVVQEGRVSKLVLGYAHCGMVVAARWIAKQAIPCLSKAIEEFPEYEVKIIGHSMGAGIATILTYILRENEKLSSSTCIAFGPAACMTWDLAESGKDFVNTIVNRNDVVPSLGIASAAKLRIEVMSSSWAHDLRKQIQQTRFLGFVNRSVSFIRSHVPFVSDPRSKVVDVDMLQSESPEAGSKPSADTHAVVMKRPALVCWSCVAAPKQSIEIQGTEVQTEKNTEATAVELVSIHLGELNLQESDNQDNNREEKGSALTETDEEETMELVESLTDEKQVPSSSTSAQEPHQLYAPGKILHMVGLPAAEEATTSQQGAQEEVVALYETPRHLYSKIRLARSMIGEHYMPKYIKTMEQLIDKLAEDIDDQLDSL